The following are from one region of the Anaeropeptidivorans aminofermentans genome:
- a CDS encoding diaminopimelate dehydrogenase gives MEKIKVAVVGYGNIGKYAVQAVQAAKDMELVGIISRSLKNDIEGVKVVDSIEKLGSVDVAILCTPTRSVEEEAPKYLKLGINTVDSYDIHGTIFELREKLSKYAKENNAVSIISAGWDPGSDSIVRTLLEACAPKGITYTNFGPGMSMGHTVAVKGKKGVAGALSVTIPTGTGIHRRMVYVQLEEGANIEEVTKDIKNDPYFAYDETHVKQVADINDYIDKGHGVNLVRKGVSGMTDNQLFEFNMKINNPALTSQVMVSCARASMRQNPGAYTMIEIPVIDLLPGSKEEAIRHLV, from the coding sequence GCGGTTCAGGCGGTACAGGCAGCAAAGGACATGGAGCTTGTAGGCATCATAAGCAGAAGCCTTAAAAATGACATTGAAGGCGTTAAGGTAGTGGATAGCATTGAAAAGCTTGGCTCTGTTGACGTTGCTATCTTATGTACCCCTACGAGAAGCGTAGAAGAAGAAGCGCCTAAATATCTTAAGCTCGGTATAAACACTGTAGATAGCTATGATATTCACGGAACAATTTTTGAATTAAGAGAAAAGCTCAGTAAGTATGCCAAAGAAAATAACGCCGTATCTATTATTTCGGCAGGCTGGGACCCCGGCAGTGACTCCATCGTAAGAACCCTTTTAGAAGCGTGTGCGCCAAAAGGCATTACCTATACGAATTTCGGCCCGGGCATGAGCATGGGCCATACGGTTGCTGTAAAGGGCAAAAAGGGTGTAGCAGGAGCTTTAAGCGTTACAATACCCACAGGAACAGGCATTCATAGAAGAATGGTTTATGTTCAGCTTGAAGAAGGGGCAAATATTGAAGAAGTTACAAAGGATATTAAGAACGATCCTTATTTTGCCTATGACGAGACCCACGTAAAACAGGTTGCCGACATTAATGATTATATTGATAAGGGCCACGGTGTAAATCTTGTAAGAAAAGGCGTTTCAGGAATGACAGACAATCAGCTTTTTGAGTTTAATATGAAAATCAATAATCCCGCCCTTACTTCTCAGGTAATGGTAAGCTGTGCAAGAGCTTCCATGAGACAAAATCCCGGGGCATATACTATGATAGAAATACCTGTGATAGATCTTCTTCCCGGATCAAAAGAAGAAGCCATAAGACATCTTGTATAA
- the murJ gene encoding murein biosynthesis integral membrane protein MurJ, whose amino-acid sequence MGKTIASVAFISLVSRFLSLISQIIYISYFGNTVEMGIFSYALNMPNIIFNCMGTALNLVIIPVYTSLLARDDKKGAEDFINNIITMAGALIFAIVALGMIFAPAIGRITDYKNNPEEFNFLIYSLRVLMPVMLFYGLNYILQGMLQSNGIFKLPAFVALPTSIITILYTIILGDKFGERGLLFASLTGLMAQPLILIPAVIKLGYRFRPQWDYKNPYVRNAFSQIGPVLISASSYQINMLFNSTMATSFNTVVFMNFSQQLVVTSVLTIIYSITGVYFPKLTRLWALDEKKEFSNILREILSLVIFILIPAGAGFFYLRFEIIDFLLNYKSINSENVIVAGNILGIYGIGVLFIGLKEVLDRAFYSQKDAKTPAKYGFVIMAANIVVTFILLSPMGKYSMPAAYSIAAAAGATGLFISINKGAHIINKAMAVNALKCILSAILMLLAINIVKSFTIDLKVGGEFLTRAVNIILLVSVGVLTYFIAAFILKISQVKTLVKGIIKRG is encoded by the coding sequence ATGGGAAAAACAATCGCATCTGTTGCTTTTATATCGCTTGTTTCAAGATTTTTATCTTTAATAAGCCAGATCATATATATATCCTATTTTGGCAATACTGTTGAAATGGGGATTTTTTCCTATGCCCTGAATATGCCCAATATTATTTTTAACTGTATGGGGACGGCTCTTAATTTAGTCATTATCCCTGTCTATACCTCCCTTTTGGCAAGAGACGATAAAAAAGGTGCCGAGGATTTTATCAATAATATTATCACTATGGCAGGGGCGCTGATTTTTGCTATTGTGGCTTTGGGTATGATTTTTGCGCCGGCGATAGGGCGGATAACCGATTATAAAAATAATCCTGAGGAGTTTAATTTTCTCATTTATTCCTTAAGGGTTTTAATGCCTGTGATGCTTTTTTATGGGCTTAATTATATCCTTCAGGGAATGCTTCAGTCTAACGGTATATTTAAGCTTCCGGCTTTTGTGGCCCTTCCCACAAGCATCATTACCATACTCTATACGATTATTCTGGGGGATAAATTTGGCGAAAGAGGGCTTTTATTTGCAAGTTTAACAGGTCTTATGGCCCAGCCCCTAATATTAATCCCAGCTGTGATAAAGCTGGGATACAGGTTCAGGCCTCAGTGGGATTATAAAAACCCCTATGTAAGAAATGCTTTTTCTCAAATCGGCCCTGTGCTGATTTCAGCTTCTTCTTATCAGATTAATATGCTTTTTAACAGCACCATGGCTACAAGCTTCAATACGGTGGTTTTTATGAACTTTTCCCAGCAGCTTGTGGTAACGTCTGTTTTAACTATAATCTACTCCATCACGGGAGTGTATTTTCCGAAGCTTACAAGGCTTTGGGCATTAGATGAAAAAAAAGAATTTTCAAACATTTTAAGAGAAATTCTAAGCCTTGTCATATTTATTCTCATTCCCGCAGGGGCAGGGTTTTTCTATCTTCGGTTTGAAATTATAGATTTTCTCCTGAACTATAAAAGCATCAACAGCGAAAACGTTATCGTCGCCGGAAATATTTTAGGCATTTATGGAATCGGGGTATTATTTATCGGCCTGAAAGAGGTGCTGGACCGAGCCTTTTATTCTCAAAAGGACGCTAAAACTCCTGCAAAATACGGATTTGTCATTATGGCTGCGAATATCGTAGTGACCTTTATCCTTCTTAGCCCCATGGGGAAATACAGTATGCCTGCGGCTTATTCCATTGCCGCCGCGGCAGGTGCAACAGGGCTTTTTATTTCTATCAATAAAGGCGCTCATATAATAAATAAAGCTATGGCAGTAAATGCTTTAAAGTGTATTTTATCTGCAATACTGATGCTTCTAGCCATAAATATTGTAAAATCTTTTACGATAGATTTAAAAGTAGGAGGAGAATTTCTAACGAGAGCCGTAAACATTATTTTACTTGTTTCAGTAGGTGTTTTAACTTATTTTATAGCTGCTTTCATACTTAAGATTTCCCAGGTTAAAACCCTCGTAAAGGGTATAATCAAGAGAGGCTGA
- a CDS encoding glycosyltransferase — MNVLFLINYAGKGGTEKYVKILSHMLLDKGDYLFFAYNEKGPLAEEMKELGAKTVHFPMNSPYDIKAAKALSKICRKYQIDIIHTQFARENYIAVLSAVFYKNKAKIIHTSHINLPNSPIWKMGNRLFMNKNSGIIAVCQSVKNHLIKNKYPKEKIHVIHNGIKYQDFQGKSNKIREEFNIEGFLFSTLTRFSPEKGTQFLLESAMILKGITDKKFTVLFAGDGELLSEAKEFIKENHMEDYIILAGFRKDGEEILKSSNCFINSSQTEASSFAVFEAMGQALPIIATNVGGNPDIINNKTNCGILVEYGDRKAMALAMKELLDYPNRAEILGKNALNAVKNIFNIDISLKKTYELYKNAK, encoded by the coding sequence ATGAATGTATTGTTTCTAATCAATTACGCGGGAAAAGGCGGAACGGAAAAATATGTTAAAATACTTTCCCATATGCTTTTGGATAAGGGGGATTATTTATTTTTCGCATACAATGAAAAGGGGCCTTTGGCAGAGGAAATGAAGGAATTAGGGGCAAAAACAGTTCATTTTCCTATGAATTCCCCCTATGATATAAAGGCCGCAAAAGCCCTTTCAAAAATATGCAGGAAATATCAAATAGACATTATCCATACCCAGTTCGCAAGGGAAAATTATATTGCGGTGCTATCTGCTGTTTTTTATAAAAACAAGGCTAAAATAATTCATACAAGCCATATCAATCTGCCCAATAGCCCTATATGGAAAATGGGGAACAGGCTTTTTATGAATAAAAACAGCGGGATTATAGCCGTATGCCAATCTGTGAAAAATCATCTTATAAAAAACAAGTATCCGAAAGAAAAAATACATGTAATCCATAACGGCATAAAATATCAGGATTTTCAGGGAAAATCCAATAAAATCAGAGAAGAATTTAATATAGAAGGCTTTTTGTTTTCTACTCTTACCCGGTTTTCACCGGAGAAGGGAACCCAATTTCTTTTAGAATCCGCTATGATTCTAAAAGGCATTACAGATAAAAAATTTACTGTACTCTTTGCAGGAGATGGGGAGCTTCTTTCGGAAGCCAAGGAATTTATTAAAGAAAACCATATGGAAGACTATATTATCCTTGCAGGATTTAGAAAAGACGGAGAGGAAATATTAAAATCTTCTAATTGCTTTATTAATAGCTCCCAGACGGAAGCTTCAAGCTTTGCGGTATTTGAAGCCATGGGACAGGCCCTTCCCATTATAGCGACAAATGTGGGCGGTAATCCCGATATTATCAATAATAAAACCAACTGCGGCATTTTAGTTGAGTACGGAGACAGAAAGGCCATGGCTTTAGCCATGAAGGAGCTTTTGGACTATCCCAACAGAGCCGAAATCCTTGGAAAAAATGCCCTCAATGCCGTAAAAAATATATTTAATATAGACATAAGCTTAAAGAAAACCTATGAGCTTTATAAAAACGCAAAATAA
- a CDS encoding DUF4330 domain-containing protein produces the protein MILDDKGRLFGKISIIDIFVLVVLIAVVSVGYFKFGNKSHSGTREPEQLVHIKFYSPSVENYTAFEVKEGDIVTNEGNNNPMGKVVAVEIRESEEFSPDSSGKFVKSVVEGYSSLEVTSEVIGRLKEGSLIINGNMYSTGSEIIIRAGKTKLFLKISGIEPAES, from the coding sequence ATGATTTTAGATGATAAAGGAAGACTTTTCGGAAAAATAAGCATCATAGATATTTTTGTACTGGTAGTTCTGATAGCCGTGGTATCCGTAGGATATTTCAAATTCGGCAATAAGTCCCATTCCGGTACTAGAGAGCCTGAGCAGCTGGTACACATTAAGTTTTATTCTCCAAGTGTTGAAAATTATACTGCCTTTGAGGTTAAAGAGGGGGATATCGTAACAAACGAGGGAAATAACAACCCCATGGGAAAGGTAGTAGCCGTTGAAATCAGAGAAAGCGAGGAATTCAGCCCCGACAGCAGCGGTAAATTTGTTAAAAGCGTTGTTGAAGGATATTCGTCTCTTGAAGTTACTTCGGAGGTTATCGGAAGGCTTAAGGAAGGCAGCCTTATAATCAACGGAAATATGTATTCCACAGGTTCCGAAATCATTATAAGAGCCGGCAAAACAAAGCTTTTCTTAAAAATATCCGGTATAGAGCCGGCAGAATCATAA
- a CDS encoding DUF4330 domain-containing protein → MLIDKDGKLFGKINIIDFAIILVLIGAAIFIFMKLNKSGEIVPVAAQKQYELKVYVAEVESFVTKGMKVGDTLYDDSKNMPLGVITDIAVDDSVDFNPDTTGKLVKSGKEGYNSIEITSELMATPFDNGIIISGNKYGIGHSLTIRAGQSICFMRISGLSEKGADK, encoded by the coding sequence ATGCTTATCGATAAAGACGGAAAACTTTTTGGTAAAATAAATATTATAGATTTTGCAATCATACTGGTCTTAATAGGAGCTGCCATCTTTATATTTATGAAGCTTAATAAAAGCGGGGAAATCGTTCCCGTTGCGGCCCAGAAGCAGTATGAGCTTAAGGTGTATGTTGCGGAGGTTGAATCCTTCGTTACAAAGGGAATGAAGGTAGGAGATACCCTATATGATGACTCTAAAAACATGCCTTTAGGCGTAATTACCGATATAGCCGTTGACGACAGTGTGGATTTTAACCCAGACACTACAGGAAAGCTTGTGAAAAGCGGCAAAGAAGGCTATAACTCTATAGAGATTACATCAGAGCTTATGGCGACTCCCTTTGATAACGGAATCATCATAAGCGGCAACAAATACGGAATAGGCCACAGCCTTACCATAAGAGCAGGGCAAAGCATTTGCTTTATGCGTATTTCCGGCCTTTCAGAGAAGGGCGCTGATAAATAA
- a CDS encoding O-antigen ligase family protein produces the protein MDTEVRKLDFKLAYILIGVLAAAAMTMLPLKYSVLLIAGAGFAVFTFFKLEISFGMFISVMACAPHEYWNNMLIVLGALFYAGVYAIQYFSGKRKGMDLKYLAPSLIVYVFFCIVSLFIGFGGMDSVRVFAILFGCIIISVLFINIISTKEYFDMAVKMITIAITLSALLGIYRYMAGIEIKSEFVDLTKSQGLSRLYSVMANPNNDAEFWVMLLPFSIASAFITKSDVKRLFIGGMIVICLAALMLTYSRAGYIALMGAAGIFILLTAPRLVPVCILLFIMLIPFIPSSIVDRLLTVGKDTSSKYRFFIWEGSINMVKDYWVQGIGMGPSAFSTIYRGYANRSALNAMHAHNVLLNVWVETGIGGFIALLAYLIKTLKAGVSAFYHGEDKLVKFYSAAAVSSFGAFFIFSMVEYVWYYPRVMLCFWIISAMAFSLHKINGGKRA, from the coding sequence ATGGATACGGAAGTAAGAAAACTTGATTTTAAGCTTGCTTATATTTTAATAGGCGTTTTAGCCGCAGCGGCTATGACGATGCTCCCTCTTAAATATTCTGTTCTCCTGATTGCAGGGGCCGGATTTGCTGTGTTTACATTTTTTAAATTAGAGATTTCTTTTGGCATGTTTATTTCCGTGATGGCTTGTGCCCCTCATGAATACTGGAACAATATGCTTATCGTTCTAGGGGCTCTGTTTTATGCCGGTGTATATGCCATACAGTATTTTTCGGGAAAAAGAAAGGGAATGGATTTAAAATATCTTGCCCCAAGCCTCATAGTTTATGTGTTCTTCTGCATTGTAAGCCTTTTTATAGGCTTCGGCGGAATGGACAGCGTAAGGGTATTTGCCATTCTTTTCGGGTGTATTATCATTTCCGTGCTTTTTATCAATATTATTTCAACAAAAGAATATTTCGACATGGCAGTAAAAATGATTACTATAGCCATAACCCTTTCAGCTCTTCTGGGGATATACAGATATATGGCAGGAATAGAAATAAAGTCTGAATTTGTAGACCTTACGAAAAGCCAGGGTCTTTCAAGGCTTTATTCCGTTATGGCAAATCCCAATAACGACGCCGAATTTTGGGTAATGCTTCTGCCTTTTTCCATAGCGTCAGCATTTATAACAAAATCAGATGTAAAACGTCTTTTTATCGGAGGCATGATTGTAATCTGCCTTGCAGCTTTGATGCTTACTTATTCAAGAGCCGGGTATATTGCTTTGATGGGTGCCGCCGGTATTTTTATTCTTCTTACGGCCCCAAGGCTCGTTCCCGTATGTATCCTTCTATTCATTATGCTGATACCTTTTATTCCTTCGTCTATTGTTGACCGCTTGCTTACTGTGGGAAAGGATACTTCCAGCAAATACAGGTTTTTTATCTGGGAAGGCTCTATTAATATGGTGAAGGATTACTGGGTTCAGGGTATTGGTATGGGCCCTTCGGCTTTTTCCACAATTTACAGAGGATATGCCAACAGAAGTGCTTTGAATGCCATGCATGCCCATAATGTCCTTTTAAACGTATGGGTGGAAACAGGCATCGGCGGTTTCATCGCCCTATTAGCATACCTTATTAAAACCTTGAAGGCAGGGGTTTCGGCGTTTTATCATGGAGAAGATAAATTAGTTAAATTTTATTCTGCAGCGGCAGTTTCAAGCTTTGGTGCTTTTTTCATATTCAGCATGGTTGAATATGTATGGTATTACCCAAGGGTAATGCTTTGCTTCTGGATAATCTCTGCCATGGCGTTTTCTCTTCATAAAATCAACGGAGGTAAAAGGGCATGA